A region of Gracilinanus agilis isolate LMUSP501 chromosome 3, AgileGrace, whole genome shotgun sequence DNA encodes the following proteins:
- the POPDC2 gene encoding popeye domain-containing protein 2 isoform X2 — protein sequence MGPNTTISDQLLWQVPLCERWRQDLEGALYHLANCFLLLGFMAGSGVYGCFYLFSFLATGFLCYALWGWFFACGLDIFVWSFLLAMVCLTQLAHLVYQLRKDIFPEEFDHLYKTLYMPLQVPRKTYKEIIHCCEGRVLALATEQTYAVEGETPINRLSLLLEGRIRVSQDGQFLHYIFPYQFMDSPEWESLQPSEEGIFQVTLTAETDCTYISWPRKTLYNLLAKERYISRLFSALLGYDISEKLYALNDKLFAKFGLRFDIRLPSLYHVLGPASSSSEPEAEKEAEESKEPALPPHPVSTSTIQKAPPAPAPSGAAPPAAPARASRLGSDGLGEDSTSLVLEDFAELPGSFMDYGSEGEYMR from the exons ATGGGTCCCAACACCACGATCTCCGACCAGCTCCTTTGGCAGGTGCCCCTCTGTGAACgctggaggcaggatttggaaGGGGCTCTTTATCATCTAGCCAATTGCTTCCTACTGCTGGGCTTCATGGCGGGAAGTGGTGTCTATGGCTGTTTctatctcttcagtttcctagCGACTGGCTTCTTGTGCTATGCACTCTGGGGCTGGTTTTTCGCCTGCGGGCTGGACATCTTCGTCTGGAGTTTCTTACTGGCCATGGTCTGCCTGACCCAGCTGGCTCACTTGGTGTATCAACTGCGGAAGGACATCTTCCCGGAAGAGTTCGACCACCTGTACAAGACCCTGTACATGCCCTTACAGGTACCCCGGAAGACgtacaaagaaattattcattgcTGTGAGGGTCGAGTCTTGGCTTTAGCTACAGAGCAGACGTATGCTGTGGAAGGGGAGACACCTATCAACCGCCTTTCCCTGTTGCTTGAAGGCAG GATTCGTGTAAGCCAGGATGGGCAGTTTCTGCATTATATCTTCCCCTACCAGTTCATGGACTCCCCAGAGTGGGAATCACTGCAACCATCGGAGGAAGGGATATTCCAG GTCACCCTGACCGCCGAGACAGACTGTACTTACATTTCCTGGCCCCGGAAGACCCTCTACAACCTCTTGGCCAAAGAGCGCTACATCTCTCGGCTTTTTTCGGCCCTGCTTGGCTACGACATCTCTGAGAAGCTGTACGCCCTCAACGACAAGCTCTTTGCCAAGTTCGGCCTCCGCTTCGACATCCGCCTCCCCAGCCTGTATCACGTCCTGGGTCCTGCCTCCTCTTCCTCAGAGCCCGAAGCTGAGAAGGAGGCCGAGGAGAGCAAGGAACCGGCCCTTCCGCCTCACCCGGTGTCCACCTCTACCATCCAGAAAGCTCCCCCGGCCCCCGCTCCCTCGGGCGCCGCGCCACCTGCTGCCCCGGCCAGGGCGTCTCGTCTCGGCAGCGATGGCCTGGGTGAGGACTCTACCAGTCTTGTGTTGGAAGATTTTGCAGAGTTGCCAGGATCATTTATGGATTATGGGAGTGAAGGGGAGTATATGAGATGA
- the POPDC2 gene encoding popeye domain-containing protein 2 isoform X1, producing MGPNTTISDQLLWQVPLCERWRQDLEGALYHLANCFLLLGFMAGSGVYGCFYLFSFLATGFLCYALWGWFFACGLDIFVWSFLLAMVCLTQLAHLVYQLRKDIFPEEFDHLYKTLYMPLQVPRKTYKEIIHCCEGRVLALATEQTYAVEGETPINRLSLLLEGRIRVSQDGQFLHYIFPYQFMDSPEWESLQPSEEGIFQVTLTAETDCTYISWPRKTLYNLLAKERYISRLFSALLGYDISEKLYALNDKLFAKFGLRFDIRLPSLYHVLGPASSSSEPEAEKEAEESKEPALPPHPVSTSTIQKAPPAPAPSGAAPPAAPARASRLGSDGLASGSPLRSQPHVKAKCSKGQAPLAPTHTPEL from the exons ATGGGTCCCAACACCACGATCTCCGACCAGCTCCTTTGGCAGGTGCCCCTCTGTGAACgctggaggcaggatttggaaGGGGCTCTTTATCATCTAGCCAATTGCTTCCTACTGCTGGGCTTCATGGCGGGAAGTGGTGTCTATGGCTGTTTctatctcttcagtttcctagCGACTGGCTTCTTGTGCTATGCACTCTGGGGCTGGTTTTTCGCCTGCGGGCTGGACATCTTCGTCTGGAGTTTCTTACTGGCCATGGTCTGCCTGACCCAGCTGGCTCACTTGGTGTATCAACTGCGGAAGGACATCTTCCCGGAAGAGTTCGACCACCTGTACAAGACCCTGTACATGCCCTTACAGGTACCCCGGAAGACgtacaaagaaattattcattgcTGTGAGGGTCGAGTCTTGGCTTTAGCTACAGAGCAGACGTATGCTGTGGAAGGGGAGACACCTATCAACCGCCTTTCCCTGTTGCTTGAAGGCAG GATTCGTGTAAGCCAGGATGGGCAGTTTCTGCATTATATCTTCCCCTACCAGTTCATGGACTCCCCAGAGTGGGAATCACTGCAACCATCGGAGGAAGGGATATTCCAG GTCACCCTGACCGCCGAGACAGACTGTACTTACATTTCCTGGCCCCGGAAGACCCTCTACAACCTCTTGGCCAAAGAGCGCTACATCTCTCGGCTTTTTTCGGCCCTGCTTGGCTACGACATCTCTGAGAAGCTGTACGCCCTCAACGACAAGCTCTTTGCCAAGTTCGGCCTCCGCTTCGACATCCGCCTCCCCAGCCTGTATCACGTCCTGGGTCCTGCCTCCTCTTCCTCAGAGCCCGAAGCTGAGAAGGAGGCCGAGGAGAGCAAGGAACCGGCCCTTCCGCCTCACCCGGTGTCCACCTCTACCATCCAGAAAGCTCCCCCGGCCCCCGCTCCCTCGGGCGCCGCGCCACCTGCTGCCCCGGCCAGGGCGTCTCGTCTCGGCAGCGATGGCCTGG